One window of Oncorhynchus kisutch isolate 150728-3 linkage group LG25, Okis_V2, whole genome shotgun sequence genomic DNA carries:
- the cby1 gene encoding protein chibby homolog 1, whose translation MPFFGNTFSPKKTPPRKSVSLSNLHTLDRSTREIELGLEYGAPVMNIGGQSLKFEEGQWIAESGGNASGKEVQRLKKRNLQLEEENNLLRLKIDLLLDMLSETTAESHLMEKELEEVKNHSRRKK comes from the exons ATGCCGTTTTTTGGAAACACCTTCAGTCCAAAGAAAACCCCTCCTCgcaagtctgtttctctctccaatCTGCACACG TTGGATCGGTCTACGAGGGAAATAGAGTTGGGTCTTGAATATGGAGCCCCTGTCATGAACATCGGGGGGCAGAGCTTGAAATTTGAAGAGGGACAATGGATTGCAG AGTCTGGAGGGAATGCATCAGGGAAGGAGGTGCAGAGACTAAAAAAGAGGAACTTACAGCTTGAAGAGGAGAACAACCTACTGAGGCTGAAGATTGACCTCCTGTTGGACATG TTGTCAGAAACCACTGCAGAGTCTCACCTGATGGAGAAGGAACTGGAGGAGGTGAAAAATCACAGCCGAAGGAAGAAGTGA
- the LOC109870256 gene encoding 28 kDa heat- and acid-stable phosphoprotein-like translates to MPRGGKKGHKGRGKQFSNPEEIDRQMKAQRELEANGGVEKEEEKSSGSDDSSSEEEDVNKKKSGVEGLIEIENPNRISQKSKKVTELDVNAPKELSRREREEIEKQKAKERYMKLHLEGKTDQARADLARLAIIKKQREDAQKKRDGLKKEKEAEDSKSKR, encoded by the exons ATGCCAAGAGGCG GTAAAAAAGGTCACAAGGGCCGGGGAAAGCAGTTCAGCAACCCTGAAGAGATTGATAGACAGATGAAAGCACAGAGAGAGCTG GAGGCGAATGGtggagtagagaaggaggaggagaagtcaTCAGGATCTGACGACAGCAGCAGTGAAGAGGAGGACGTT AATAAGAAGAAGAGTGGAGTGGAAGGATTGATTGAGATTGAGAATCCCAACCGTATATCCCAGAAAAGTAAGAAGGTGACCGAGCTTGATGTCAACGCACCCAAAGAGCTGTCACGCCGAGAGAG ggaggagatagagaagcAGAAAGCTAAGGAACGCTACATGAAGCTTCACCTAGAGGGGAAGACAGACCAGGCACGGGCCGACCTCGCCAGGCTGGCCATCATCAAGAAGCAGAGAGAGGACGCACAAAAGAAGAGGGACGGCCTCAAAAAAG AAAAAGAAGCTGAAGACTCCAAGTCCAAGCGTTAG